One segment of Alnus glutinosa chromosome 2, dhAlnGlut1.1, whole genome shotgun sequence DNA contains the following:
- the LOC133860819 gene encoding LRR receptor-like serine/threonine-protein kinase ERL1: MEELGFLQWTRSKKELSLCLITAVLLLLCPIASPLNDQGKALMSIKASFSNVVNVLLDWDDAHNDDFCSWRGVFCDNVSLSVLTLNLSNLNLGGEISPAIGDLRNLQSIDLQGNKLTGQIPDEIGNCASLVQLDLSDNMLYGDIPFSISKLKQLELLNLKNNQLTGPIPSTLTQIPNLKTLDLARNQITGEIPRLLYWNEVLQYLGLRGNSLTGTLSPDMCQLTGLWYFDVRGNNLTGTIPDSVGNCTSFEILDISYNQITGEIPYNIGFLQVATLSLQGNKLSGSIPEVIGLMQALAVLDLSENELVGPIPAILGNLSYTGKLYLHGNKLTGPIPPEIGNMSKLSYLQLNDNKLDGQIPAELGKLEQLFELNLANNELEGPIPQNISSCTALNQFNVHGNRLNGSIPLGLRNLESLTYLNLSANYFRGRIPVELGHIINLDTLDLSGNNFTGSVPASVGDLEHLLTLNLSSNHLDGPLPAEFGNLRSIQIIDMSFNNLSDSIPPELGQLQNIVSLILNNNNLHGKIPDQLANCFSLATLNVSYNNLSGVVPPLRNFSRFSPDSFIGNPLLCGNWLGSICGRYMPKARALFSTAAVVCMTLGFITLLCMVIVAVYKSNQPKQLGKGSKGIGQGPPSIVILHMDMAIHSFDDIMRITENLSEKYIIGYGASSTVYKCVLKNSRPIAIKRLYNQCPNNFREFETELETIGSIRHRNLVSLHGYALSPNGNLLFYDYMENGSLWDLLHGPSKKVKLDWETRLRIAVGAAQGLAYLHHDCNPRIIHRDVKSSNILVDENFVAHLSDFGIAKRISTAKSHASTYVLGTIGYIDPEYARTSRLNEKSDVYSFGIVLLELLTGKKAVENESNLHQLIMSKADDNTVMEAVDPEVSVTCMDLAHVRKTFQLALLCTKRNPSERPTMHEVARVLVSLLPPPPRKPGFDPPKTVDYAQFVIDKGQQQSKSQKQQVQQENNSADAQWFVRFGEVISNNTL; encoded by the exons ATGGAAGAGCTGGGGTTCTTGCAGTGGACTAGGAGCAAGAAGGAGCTTTCTCTGTGTTTGATAACGGCcgttttgcttcttctttgtcCCATTGCTTCACCACTCAACGACCAAG GGAAAGCGCTAATGTCGATTAAGGCCTCGTTTAGCAACGTTGTGAATGTTTTGCTTGACTGGGACGACGCACACAACGACGATTTCTGTTCCTGGCGCGGTGTCTTTTGCGACAATGTCAGCCTCTCTGTGCTTACTCT GAATCTGTCGAATTTGAACCTGGGTGGAGAGATTTCACCAGCCATTGGAGATTTGAGAAATTTACAATCCAT AGACTTGCAGGGGAATAAGCTTACTGGTCAAATCCCTGATGAAATTGGGAACTGTGCTTCTCTTGTGCAACT TGATCTTTCTGATAACATGCTGTATGGGGACATACCCTTTTCAATATCTAAGCTTAAGCAGCTTGAGCTTTT GAATTTGAAGAACAATCAGCTGACAGGTCCTATTCCTTCCACACTAACCCAGATTCCAAACCTCAAGACTCT TGATCTTGCTCGGAACCAGATTACTGGGGAGATACCAAGACTTCTGTATTGGAATGAAGTGCTGCAATATCT AGGGTTACGTGGCAATTCACTGACTGGGACACTTTCACCTGATATGTGTCAGTTAACTGGCCTGTGGTATTT TGATGTTAGAGGCAATAATCTTACTGGTACAATCCCAGACAGCGTTGGGAACTGTACAAGTTTTGAAATCCT GGATATATCCTACAATCAGATCACCGGGGAGATTCCATACAATATTGGATTCCTACAAGTGGCAACCCT GTCCTTGCAAGGAAATAAACTATCCGGGAGTATTCCAGAGGTGATTGGTTTAATGCAGGCTCTTGCTGTCCT GGATTTGAGTGAGAATGAACTTGTTGGGCCAATACCTGCAATTCTTGGCAACTTGTCATATACAGGCAAACT GTACCTCCATGGCAACAAGCTTACCGGGCCAATCCCTCCAGAGATTGGCAATATGTCAAAACTTAGCTACTT GCAATTAAATGACAACAAATTGGATGGTCAGATTCCTGCTGAACTTGGGAAGCTGGAGCAATTGTTTGAATT GAATCTTGCCAACAATGAGCTTGAAGGACCCATTCCACAAAACATCAGCTCTTGCACAGCATTGAATCAATT CAATGTGCATGGTAATCGATTAAATGGATCAATTCCTTTGGGTTTGCGCAATCTAGAGAGTTTGACTTATCT AAATCTTTCAGCAAATTATTTCAGAGGCAGGATTCCTGTAGAGCTGGGACATATTATTAATCTTGATACACT GGATCTCTCTGGCAACAATTTCACAGGATCTGTTCCCGCTTCTGTTGGTGATCTGGAGCACCTTCTCACCCT GAATTTAAGCAGCAATCATCTTGATGGTCCTCTACCAGCAGAATTTGGCAACCTCAGAAGCATACAAATCAT TGATATGTCATTCAATAATCTCTCGGATAGCATCCCTCCAGAGTTGGGTCAGTTGCAAAATATTGTATCTCT GATTCTTAACAACAACAATTTGCATGGAAAAATTCCTGATCAACTAGCAAATTGTTTCAGTCTTGCCACTCT GAATGTCTCTTACAATAACTTATCGGGAGTTGTACCTCCTCTGAGGAACTTTTCGCGGTTTTCTCCAGACAG CTTCATTGGAAATCCATTATTGTGTGGCAACTGGTTGGGATCAATATGTGGACGTTACATGCCAAAAGCCAGAG CTCTTTTCTCTACAGCTGCAGTTGTCTGTATGACACTGGGCTTCATCACATTATTGTGTATGGTAATAGTTGCTGTGTACAAATCTAACCAACCAAAGCAATTGGGAAAGGGATCTAAAGGAATTGGGCAAG GTCCTCCTTCAATTGTAATTCTTCACATGGATATGGCAATTCACAGCTTTGATGATATAATGAGAATAACTGAGAATTTAAGTGAGAAGTATATTATAGGGTATGGTGCTTCTAGCACGGTATACAAGTGTGTCTTGAAGAATTCCCGACCAATTGCGATTAAGCGACTTTACAACCAATGTCCAAAcaattttagagaatttgaaACTGAACTTGAAACCATTGGTAGCATCCGACACAGGAACCTGGTCAGCTTGCATGGTTATGCACTGTCTCCCAATGGAAACCTTCTCTTCTATGACTACATGGAGAATGGTTCTCTGTGGGATCTTCTTCATG GACCATCAAAGAAGGTAAAACTTGATTGGGAGACACGACTGAGGATAGCTGTTGGGGCTGCTCAGGGACTTGCTTATCTTCATCATGATTGCAACCCCAGAATTATACACCGGGACGTTAAATCCTCAAATATCCTGGTGGACGAGAATTTTGTGGCTCATCTCTCCGATTTTGGGATTGCTAAACGCATCTCAActgcaaaatcacatgcatcTACGTATGTTCTTGGAACGATTGGCTACATTGACCCTGAGTATGCACGAACATCCCGCCTTAATGAAAAATCAGATGTTTATAGTTTCGGCATTGTTCTTTTGGAGCTTCTGACTGGGAAGAAGGCAGTGGAAAACGAGTCAAACTTGCATCAACTG ATAATGTCCAAGGCAGATGATAATACAGTAATGGAGGCTGTTGATCCTGAGGTTTCTGTGACATGCATGGATTTAGCCCATGTCAGGAAGACGTTCCAACTTGCTTTGCTATGCACGAAGCGAAACCCTTCTGAGAGGCCAACCATGCATGAAGTTGCGAGGGTTTTAGTCTCCCTGCTTCCACCACCTCCAAGAAAACCTGGTTTTGATCCGCCAAAGACCGTTGATTATGCTCAATTTGTGATTGACAAGGGACAGCAACAATCAAAATCGCAGAAGCAGCAAGTTCAGCAGGAGAACAATTCGGCAGACGCTCAGTGGTTTGTTCGGTTCGGTGAAGTTATATCTAACAACACCCTATGA